CTCGGAAGTACTTCTCCAGTTTGCCCTCAAAAAAGCTCCAAAGAAAGGAATACTCGAGAGCCGCCATGCACGTCgacgagacgaccaccaccaagacaaaGACGAGCATATCGTACCTGCCGGACGAGCTGGTGTCGGAGATCCTGCCGCGGCTCCCCGTGGAGTCGCTGCTGCGGTTCAGGTCCGTCTGCAAGGCCTGGCGCTGCATCATCGACGAGGACTCCTTCCTCCGCGATCACCTTCGCCTCCAGACTACGTCCCTGCTCGTCGCGCCGTGGATCGGGGAGAACGACGACGATGGCCCTCTCGCTTCTTCGACCGGAGAGGTGACCGCCGCCGGTCTGTACCAGTGCGATGGGAAGCAGCAGGGCGTCGCCACGCTCCTACACGCGGTGTCCGACTACCGCTCCAAGAAGAAGGCGTTGCACGGCATGGCGCACTGCGATGGACTGATGTTGTTGCCCGCTGACGATACGGTGCACATAGTTAACCCTGCCACTCGGCGCACCATCACGCTTCCTCCGACCCGGACCCCTCACAACGTCGGGCCCGTCAACCGCTTCGTCCCAGGTGCTCAGGCGTTTGGTCTTGGCCAGGACCCTCgct
The window above is part of the Triticum aestivum cultivar Chinese Spring chromosome 2A, IWGSC CS RefSeq v2.1, whole genome shotgun sequence genome. Proteins encoded here:
- the LOC123190321 gene encoding F-box/kelch-repeat protein At2g43270-like, whose amino-acid sequence is MHVDETTTTKTKTSISYLPDELVSEILPRLPVESLLRFRSVCKAWRCIIDEDSFLRDHLRLQTTSLLVAPWIGENDDDGPLASSTGEVTAAGLYQCDGKQQGVATLLHAVSDYRSKKKALHGMAHCDGLMLLPADDTVHIVNPATRRTITLPPTRTPHNVGPVNRFVPGAQAFGLGQDPRSNAYKVACFYTYLDVRAPASHYQSSKTLFQQLDVLQFVPSEDARDVFLANHMDMVHGHRGHARGIDKSVFVLSLRF